Proteins from one Methanobrevibacter thaueri genomic window:
- a CDS encoding bile acid:sodium symporter family protein, producing MKRIFKFIEKYFFIIILLAVGISLLYPNSFAWVLSEYNGINIINLLLSIVLFTMGTTLKVDDFINVFKNPKEIAAGISAQYIIMPLIAFCLASAFSLDTALTVGIILVGTVPGGTASDVITFLAKGDVALSVSLTAVSTVISPILTPLITLLLIGNQIQFNPVDMFISIVEIVIVPIAIGLTLNYKFPDFCEKLKDYLPAISSIVICLIVAGVIGANKQAILTSSTIIIVVIVLQYFIAMALGFGVGYLVGMGRKQIITVAIELAFQNSGLSTSLAKTHFPTLSQATVPGALYSVWQNFAGSILAYLFRRYL from the coding sequence ATGAAAAGGATTTTTAAATTTATTGAGAAGTATTTTTTCATAATCATATTGCTGGCCGTAGGCATTTCATTGCTTTATCCGAATTCATTCGCATGGGTATTGAGCGAATACAACGGCATCAATATCATAAATCTACTTTTAAGTATTGTTCTTTTTACAATGGGAACCACATTGAAAGTGGATGACTTCATTAACGTGTTTAAAAATCCCAAAGAGATTGCAGCGGGAATATCAGCGCAGTACATTATAATGCCCCTGATAGCATTTTGCCTTGCAAGCGCATTTTCACTTGACACAGCTCTGACAGTTGGAATCATCCTTGTCGGAACCGTGCCTGGAGGAACAGCCTCCGACGTCATCACTTTTCTTGCAAAGGGTGATGTGGCACTGTCCGTTTCCCTGACTGCGGTTTCCACAGTGATTTCGCCTATCCTGACACCATTGATCACATTGCTTTTAATCGGCAATCAGATTCAATTCAATCCTGTTGACATGTTCATCTCCATTGTCGAAATCGTGATTGTGCCAATCGCCATAGGTTTGACCTTGAACTACAAATTCCCGGATTTCTGCGAAAAGCTGAAAGACTATCTGCCTGCAATATCCTCAATTGTAATCTGTCTGATTGTTGCGGGAGTGATCGGTGCCAACAAGCAGGCCATCCTAACTTCATCCACAATCATAATCGTCGTGATTGTCCTTCAGTACTTCATTGCGATGGCGCTTGGATTTGGAGTGGGATACCTGGTGGGAATGGGCAGAAAACAAATCATTACTGTAGCTATAGAACTGGCATTTCAAAATTCAGGCTTGTCAACAAGCCTTGCAAAGACCCATTTTCCAACCTTGTCCCAGGCAACGGTGCCAGGAGCGCTTTATTCCGTCTGGCAGAATTTTGCGGGGTCAATTCTTGCATATTTATTTAGAAGATATTTGTGA
- the thiC gene encoding phosphomethylpyrimidine synthase produces MTQISDAKKGILTDEMKHVAEIEGVSQDFILKSVAQGTIVIPSNVHRDIEAAGIGAGLRTKVNATVGTSTDIVDFDEEVHKAQIAIDHGADCLMELSIGGDLDVIRRRVLDMSPLPVGSVPVYQAAIESIRRDGSVVYMDEDDLFNTIEKQAKDGIDFMAVHSSINIETLTRLKRQGRVTGLVSRGGSFMSGWIVENEKENPLYANFDYVLEIAKEHDVVLSLANGMRAGSIADSTDRAQIQELIILGELIDRSREAGVQCMIEGPGHIPINEIPTNVMIQKKMCSNAPFYMLGPIVCDVAPGYDHIVSAIGAASSAKAGADFICYVTPAEHLALPNPDDVREGVIATKIGAYAGDLATGQIDGSQDLAMAEARKRLDWEAQYACAMFPEAARAKRDQRPPEEEDTCTMCGNYCAVKIVNEWLDQSDSDLIK; encoded by the coding sequence ATGACACAAATTAGCGATGCAAAAAAAGGCATATTAACAGATGAAATGAAGCACGTTGCAGAAATTGAAGGTGTTTCACAAGATTTTATATTAAAATCAGTGGCACAGGGAACCATTGTAATTCCAAGCAACGTACACAGAGACATTGAGGCTGCAGGAATTGGAGCCGGACTCAGGACAAAAGTGAACGCAACCGTCGGAACCTCCACAGATATCGTTGATTTTGATGAGGAAGTGCACAAGGCACAAATCGCAATAGACCATGGTGCAGACTGCCTTATGGAATTAAGTATTGGAGGAGACCTTGACGTAATAAGAAGAAGAGTTCTTGACATGTCCCCATTGCCAGTGGGATCCGTACCAGTTTATCAAGCAGCAATTGAAAGCATCAGAAGAGACGGTTCAGTGGTTTACATGGATGAGGATGACCTCTTCAACACCATTGAAAAGCAAGCAAAAGACGGTATTGACTTTATGGCCGTTCACAGCAGTATCAATATCGAAACATTAACCAGACTCAAAAGACAAGGCCGTGTGACAGGACTCGTTTCCCGTGGAGGGTCATTCATGTCCGGATGGATTGTTGAAAATGAAAAGGAAAACCCATTGTACGCCAACTTCGATTACGTTCTCGAAATCGCAAAGGAACATGATGTGGTATTATCACTTGCAAACGGTATGAGAGCAGGATCCATTGCCGATTCAACAGACAGGGCACAAATACAAGAATTGATCATTTTAGGAGAATTAATCGACAGATCCCGTGAAGCCGGAGTGCAATGTATGATTGAAGGGCCAGGACACATTCCAATCAACGAGATTCCAACAAATGTAATGATTCAAAAGAAAATGTGTTCCAACGCTCCTTTCTACATGCTCGGACCTATCGTATGTGATGTTGCACCAGGTTACGACCACATCGTATCCGCTATCGGAGCTGCATCTTCAGCAAAAGCAGGAGCAGACTTCATCTGCTATGTTACTCCTGCTGAGCACCTTGCATTGCCTAACCCTGATGACGTTAGGGAAGGAGTCATCGCAACCAAGATTGGAGCATATGCAGGAGACCTTGCAACCGGCCAAATCGACGGTTCACAAGACCTTGCAATGGCAGAAGCACGTAAGAGACTTGACTGGGAAGCACAATACGCTTGTGCAATGTTTCCGGAAGCTGCACGTGCAAAAAGAGACCAAAGACCTCCTGAAGAGGAAGACACCTGTACAATGTGCGGAAACTATTGTGCAGTGAAAATCGTTAACGAATGGTTGGACCAATCCGATTCCGACCTCATAAAATAG
- a CDS encoding formate/nitrite transporter family protein: MSSSFKSPVDTAKAISATAGAKNSANIVNVILLSFLAGAYIAFGGLLAVVASAGMLKAGAPIGLEKFVFGAVFPVGLIIVVLAGSELFTGNVMFMTLGVLDGNASVGGLAKNWVISWIFNFVGALFVAYVLAFMGGITPTDATAPAYAISAKAIAVAEGKVTMPFTVAMIKGIGCNWLVCLAVWLANASDDIIGKIVGIWFPIMAFVCIGFEHSVANMFFIPLGMFLGAKGVTWSTIIINNLVPVTIGNIIGGAVFVACIYWYTYLKD; the protein is encoded by the coding sequence ATGAGTTCATCTTTTAAAAGTCCAGTAGACACTGCGAAAGCAATTTCCGCAACTGCTGGAGCAAAAAACTCTGCAAATATTGTTAATGTAATATTGCTTTCCTTCTTAGCAGGAGCATATATTGCATTTGGTGGTTTATTAGCTGTTGTAGCTAGTGCTGGTATGTTAAAAGCCGGCGCACCAATCGGTTTAGAAAAATTCGTATTCGGTGCAGTGTTCCCTGTAGGTTTGATCATTGTAGTTCTCGCAGGATCAGAACTCTTCACAGGTAACGTAATGTTCATGACCCTCGGTGTTTTAGACGGTAACGCATCTGTTGGCGGTCTCGCTAAAAACTGGGTAATAAGTTGGATTTTCAACTTTGTAGGTGCATTATTCGTAGCATACGTTCTCGCTTTCATGGGAGGAATTACTCCTACTGACGCAACCGCACCAGCTTACGCAATTTCTGCAAAAGCAATCGCTGTAGCAGAAGGTAAAGTAACTATGCCATTCACAGTTGCAATGATTAAAGGTATTGGTTGTAACTGGCTTGTATGTTTAGCTGTATGGTTAGCTAACGCATCAGACGATATCATCGGTAAAATCGTTGGTATTTGGTTCCCAATCATGGCATTTGTATGTATCGGATTTGAGCACAGTGTTGCAAACATGTTCTTCATACCATTAGGTATGTTCTTAGGTGCTAAAGGTGTAACCTGGAGTACTATTATTATTAATAACTTAGTACCAGTTACTATCGGTAACATCATTGGTGGAGCAGTCTTTGTAGCATGTATCTACTGGTACACTTACTTAAAAGACTAA
- the fdhF gene encoding formate dehydrogenase subunit alpha — MVEIKYVPTICPYCGTGCGLNFVVKDGKIVGVEPLKRHPVNEGKVCPKGNFGYQFINREDRLTTPLIKENGEFREASWDEALDLVANKLKEVSDEDPNKVGFYACARSPNENIYITQKLARVACGTQNVDHCARICHGPTVAGLATTFGSGAMTNGFDSIKEADYIFCIGSNNMEAHPLFGRKLIQAKQNGAKLVVLDPRFTPTAKIADEYVQFETGTDVALMNAMIKVIIDKDLQDDEFIANRTKGFEEMKEVVQKYTLDMASEITGIKPEVIEHLAVEYASADKAAIVYSLGITEHSHGADNVMSTANLAMLTGNIGKQGTGVNPLRGQNNVQGACDMGALPSDYVGYRKVKDPETTAWFNDYYSGEGYEVNLPTTPGLTLVEMMNAAHAGDLKVLYIHGEDPVLSDADVQHTKEALANLEMLVVQECFLTDTAQCADVVLPAAGWGEQEGTFTSGERRVQCLHKAQEPPEGAWLDWKIMEEIAVRMGVPRPLFHYESAEEIFDEIRECAPIMAGMNRERLDTPEALHWPCPSEDDPCQPLMHKEKFAHPDGLGVFQALEHKGPVETVDDEYPLLLTTTRILFHYHAAMTRRCETLSNEVKTGFIEINTKDAEARGIINGEVVRAFSRRGEIAIPARVTDDIREGIVNIPMHFVECAANVLTNSDSFDPKSKMVELKACAIQVEKLDEVVEMKGEVYKDGTDTEIKAENMATTTVKVGK; from the coding sequence ATGGTTGAAATTAAATATGTACCAACTATCTGTCCGTACTGTGGTACAGGTTGTGGACTCAACTTTGTAGTCAAAGACGGAAAAATCGTTGGTGTAGAACCTTTAAAAAGACACCCTGTAAACGAGGGTAAAGTATGTCCAAAAGGTAACTTTGGATATCAGTTTATTAATAGGGAAGACAGATTGACTACTCCTTTAATAAAAGAAAACGGTGAATTCAGAGAAGCTTCTTGGGATGAAGCATTAGATTTAGTTGCTAACAAACTCAAAGAAGTATCTGACGAAGATCCAAACAAAGTTGGATTCTACGCATGTGCTCGTTCACCTAACGAAAACATTTACATTACTCAAAAATTAGCAAGAGTAGCTTGTGGTACCCAAAACGTAGACCACTGTGCACGTATCTGTCACGGTCCTACTGTAGCAGGTTTAGCTACCACTTTCGGTTCCGGTGCTATGACCAACGGATTCGACAGTATTAAGGAAGCTGACTACATATTCTGTATTGGATCAAACAACATGGAAGCACACCCATTATTTGGACGTAAATTAATCCAAGCAAAACAAAACGGTGCTAAATTAGTTGTATTAGACCCAAGATTCACTCCTACTGCTAAAATCGCAGACGAATATGTACAATTCGAAACTGGTACTGACGTAGCTTTAATGAACGCTATGATTAAAGTCATCATCGACAAAGACTTGCAAGATGATGAGTTTATTGCAAACAGAACCAAAGGTTTCGAAGAAATGAAAGAAGTTGTACAAAAATACACCTTAGACATGGCTTCTGAAATTACCGGTATCAAACCTGAAGTAATCGAACACTTAGCTGTAGAATACGCATCTGCTGACAAAGCAGCTATCGTATACTCCTTAGGTATTACCGAACACTCCCACGGTGCTGACAACGTAATGTCCACTGCAAACCTTGCAATGTTAACTGGTAACATTGGTAAACAAGGTACTGGTGTAAACCCATTAAGAGGACAAAACAACGTACAAGGTGCTTGTGATATGGGTGCATTACCTTCCGATTACGTAGGTTACAGAAAAGTTAAAGACCCAGAAACCACCGCATGGTTCAACGACTACTACAGTGGAGAAGGTTACGAAGTTAACTTACCAACCACTCCTGGTTTAACCTTAGTAGAAATGATGAACGCTGCTCACGCTGGCGACTTAAAAGTATTATACATCCACGGGGAAGACCCTGTACTCTCCGATGCTGACGTACAACACACCAAAGAAGCACTCGCTAACTTAGAAATGTTAGTTGTTCAAGAATGTTTCTTAACCGATACCGCACAATGTGCTGATGTTGTATTACCTGCAGCAGGTTGGGGTGAACAAGAAGGTACCTTCACCAGTGGTGAAAGAAGAGTACAATGCTTACACAAAGCACAAGAACCTCCTGAAGGCGCATGGTTAGATTGGAAAATTATGGAAGAAATCGCTGTCAGAATGGGCGTACCAAGACCATTATTCCACTACGAATCTGCTGAAGAAATCTTTGATGAAATCAGAGAATGTGCTCCTATCATGGCAGGTATGAACCGTGAAAGATTAGACACTCCTGAAGCACTTCACTGGCCTTGTCCTTCCGAAGACGACCCATGTCAACCATTAATGCACAAAGAAAAATTCGCACACCCTGATGGTTTAGGTGTCTTCCAAGCATTAGAACACAAAGGACCTGTTGAAACTGTAGATGATGAATACCCATTATTATTAACCACTACAAGGATCTTGTTCCACTACCACGCTGCAATGACCAGAAGATGTGAAACTTTATCCAACGAAGTTAAAACCGGTTTCATTGAAATCAACACTAAAGATGCTGAAGCTAGAGGAATTATCAACGGTGAAGTAGTAAGAGCATTCTCAAGAAGAGGAGAAATCGCAATTCCTGCTCGTGTAACCGATGACATCAGAGAAGGTATTGTAAACATTCCAATGCACTTCGTAGAATGTGCAGCAAATGTATTAACCAACTCCGATTCCTTCGACCCTAAATCCAAAATGGTTGAATTGAAAGCTTGTGCTATCCAAGTCGAAAAACTCGATGAAGTTGTCGAAATGAAAGGTGAAGTATACAAAGATGGTACTGACACCGAAATCAAAGCTGAAAACATGGCAACTACCACCGTAAAAGTGGGTAAATAA
- a CDS encoding LysR family transcriptional regulator: MKFESKGLISIEIDGKVYDYKLYQSLESLSRTQSQRKSAKELGISHTVFNRRLLKAEDKLGVKITRKVGNGTLLTPDGDALLEEFKKYMIQIEKTPNINIAGGHISTGLLESIHTPFNTNIYSSSDEDAFELAKRGAVDILTLDDPLIAYERDINFMPIAYDYLVLVSSPESKSIESISDLEGLDFVNVNGSAQRLAWNSLNHYDIEYNIKESVNSQFDAFKIVRNSKNLYTFLNASYFKGNDLLKYDTQHVISVIKVNEDKAEVDEYVRFLINEGQRLIEQQGFTPMG; the protein is encoded by the coding sequence ATGAAATTTGAAAGTAAGGGATTGATAAGTATAGAGATTGACGGAAAGGTTTACGACTATAAATTATACCAAAGCCTGGAATCACTCTCTCGAACCCAGTCCCAAAGAAAATCCGCCAAGGAATTGGGCATTTCACATACAGTCTTTAACAGGAGATTGCTTAAGGCTGAGGACAAGTTAGGCGTCAAGATTACCCGAAAGGTCGGCAACGGCACACTCTTGACACCGGATGGCGATGCCCTGCTTGAGGAGTTCAAGAAGTATATGATCCAAATCGAGAAGACACCAAACATCAACATTGCCGGAGGGCACATCAGCACAGGGCTTCTTGAAAGCATACACACACCATTCAACACCAACATCTACAGCAGCAGCGACGAGGACGCATTCGAGCTTGCAAAAAGGGGTGCGGTGGATATTCTGACATTGGACGACCCTCTGATTGCGTATGAAAGGGACATCAATTTCATGCCGATAGCCTATGACTATCTCGTTCTGGTCTCAAGCCCGGAATCCAAAAGCATCGAGAGCATATCCGACCTGGAGGGGCTTGATTTTGTAAACGTCAACGGTTCCGCCCAAAGGCTTGCATGGAACAGCCTTAACCATTATGACATTGAATACAACATAAAGGAAAGCGTCAATTCCCAATTCGATGCATTCAAGATTGTGAGAAACTCAAAGAATCTCTATACCTTTTTGAATGCCAGCTATTTCAAGGGAAATGACCTCCTGAAGTATGACACCCAGCATGTAATCAGCGTCATCAAGGTCAACGAGGACAAGGCCGAAGTTGATGAATATGTCAGGTTCCTGATAAACGAAGGCCAGAGGCTGATTGAGCAGCAGGGCTTCACACCAATGGGATAG
- a CDS encoding carbohydrate kinase family protein — MAKNRDLLAIGHSAHDYIIRVPEFPKANFSAPITKMKTFNGGAAANVACVGAKLGLKTSLVSAVGGDFKRTEYYEHMQNLGIDTESLIFVPGEETPTAFVLTNDDDDQISYFYWGAAKEFSESKVPTKAIKDAEAVHLATGDPEFNWKCSLEAKDQDMLVSFDPGQDLGMYDTKKLIDVIENTTILFGNHHEYERILDALEVDLNGLREMGPKILVKTCGASGCEIYSSEDKIKIDAIPTEAIDPTGAGDSYRAGFLSRFINGESLEESAKFASSVSSFIIQHQGCQTNMPTFDEAFERMNEFY; from the coding sequence ATGGCAAAAAACAGAGATTTACTAGCAATTGGCCACTCTGCTCATGATTACATTATTAGAGTGCCGGAATTTCCAAAAGCTAACTTTTCAGCACCAATAACCAAGATGAAAACTTTTAATGGTGGAGCCGCTGCAAATGTAGCTTGTGTTGGAGCAAAATTAGGTTTAAAAACCTCCCTCGTTTCCGCTGTTGGAGGAGATTTCAAAAGAACAGAATATTATGAACACATGCAGAACTTGGGTATTGACACCGAATCCCTAATCTTTGTTCCGGGCGAGGAAACACCTACCGCATTTGTTTTAACCAACGATGACGATGACCAGATAAGCTACTTCTATTGGGGAGCTGCAAAGGAATTCAGCGAAAGCAAAGTTCCTACAAAAGCAATCAAGGATGCCGAAGCAGTTCACCTTGCAACAGGAGACCCTGAATTCAATTGGAAATGTTCCCTTGAAGCAAAAGACCAAGACATGCTTGTTTCATTCGACCCTGGCCAAGACCTTGGAATGTATGACACCAAAAAGCTGATTGACGTCATTGAAAACACTACAATCCTTTTCGGTAACCACCATGAATATGAAAGGATTCTTGATGCGCTTGAAGTCGACCTTAACGGATTGAGGGAAATGGGTCCTAAAATCCTTGTCAAGACCTGCGGAGCCAGCGGATGTGAAATCTACTCAAGCGAGGACAAAATCAAAATCGATGCAATCCCAACCGAAGCCATCGATCCGACCGGTGCGGGAGATTCATATAGGGCAGGATTCCTATCAAGATTCATAAACGGAGAATCACTTGAAGAATCAGCCAAGTTTGCATCATCCGTTTCATCATTCATTATTCAGCATCAAGGCTGTCAGACCAATATGCCAACCTTTGATGAAGCATTTGAAAGAATGAACGAATTTTACTAA
- a CDS encoding nucleoside deaminase produces MKTDAYFMDEAIKEAEKSLEEGGIPIGAVLVKDDEVISRGHNRLIQNDSVVLHAEMDAIENAGRLEYEDYRRCTLYTTLSPCPMCSGAVILYNIPRVVIGENTTLMGAEGLLRCNDVEVIVLNDIKCRDLFLRFAANNPEIWDEELKKVGNTTEVEMNGDNSNR; encoded by the coding sequence ATGAAAACTGACGCTTATTTTATGGATGAGGCCATCAAGGAGGCTGAAAAATCCTTAGAGGAAGGGGGAATTCCGATAGGGGCCGTCCTCGTTAAGGATGATGAGGTAATATCCAGAGGGCATAACAGACTGATTCAAAACGATTCCGTAGTTCTGCATGCCGAAATGGATGCCATTGAAAATGCGGGACGCCTGGAATATGAGGATTACCGCAGATGCACATTGTACACAACACTGTCTCCCTGCCCGATGTGCTCAGGGGCGGTGATATTATATAACATTCCCCGTGTCGTGATAGGGGAGAACACAACACTGATGGGGGCCGAAGGCCTTTTGAGATGCAATGATGTGGAAGTCATTGTGCTTAATGATATAAAATGCAGGGATTTGTTCTTAAGATTTGCGGCCAACAATCCTGAAATATGGGATGAGGAGCTTAAGAAAGTTGGAAACACTACCGAGGTGGAAATGAATGGAGATAACAGTAACAGATGA
- the hxlB gene encoding 6-phospho-3-hexuloisomerase has protein sequence MEIMKTSIRAILDNIESAQDYLDEEAIEKFEDIIISSKNIFVTGAGRSGLAAKAFAMRLMHLGLSAYVVGETISPAIYEDDCIIAISGSGETNTIVSAAKIAKNRGSKVLALTSYPDSTLGQMCDSYILVKGRTKKEVDDENYIKRQIHGNYTSLTPLGTAFELTTLVFLDAIVSELMEKMHQTESDLKARHTVLE, from the coding sequence ATGGAAATAATGAAAACCTCTATCAGGGCTATATTGGACAATATTGAAAGTGCACAAGACTATTTGGATGAAGAAGCTATTGAAAAATTTGAAGATATCATCATAAGCTCCAAAAACATCTTTGTTACTGGAGCGGGAAGATCTGGACTTGCCGCAAAGGCATTTGCCATGAGGTTAATGCATCTGGGATTGAGTGCCTATGTTGTGGGCGAAACCATATCTCCGGCCATTTATGAAGATGACTGCATTATTGCCATTTCAGGTTCAGGTGAAACAAATACCATAGTGTCCGCAGCCAAAATCGCTAAAAATAGAGGTTCCAAGGTATTGGCCCTAACATCTTATCCTGACTCCACATTAGGTCAAATGTGTGACAGCTATATCCTTGTCAAAGGAAGAACAAAAAAAGAAGTGGATGATGAAAACTACATCAAACGTCAAATCCACGGAAACTACACTTCCTTGACTCCATTGGGAACAGCTTTCGAGCTGACCACTCTCGTATTTTTGGATGCAATCGTTTCCGAGCTGATGGAAAAGATGCATCAGACTGAAAGTGACTTGAAGGCAAGACACACAGTTCTAGAATAA
- the lysS gene encoding lysine--tRNA ligase, protein MTHWIENVAIELAKRDTEEHVIASGTSISGSIHIGNSCDIFVANGIGKKLREMGKKAKTIWIADDHDPLRKVPYPLPESYDKYLGMPYSMIPCPDGCCANFVEHFEKPLLSVMDDYGIEMEAKSGFEMYKNGDYNDYIRTSLEKVDEIKEIFNQYRREPLADDWLPYNPICDECGRVNTTYAYDYDGDIIKYRCECGHEGEMDIKSGNGKLTWRVEWAARWKIFGTTCEPFGKDHAASGGSYDVSSVISEKIFDYPAPYPVPYEWITLDGEAMSKSHGVFFAPEEWLKIGPAESLHYYLFRSKPMKAKDFSPKMPFLDFIDQFDTVEKVFYDEVEAPSEKEGRKFKEIYEIVQMEPGSPLPFRPPFRFLVNAYQIAGDDLEKIFDILKRNSQLTKSFKDKEFGDLTETELAQYRERVDNVIYWLDTYAPNFVKFKVQEKSVPKLPLTPEQDQFLADLADLIENNDFTDATELHDAMYEILEAQGLKPQKGFQAIYKMILGQKQGPRAASFLLSLDKDFVVKRLRKEA, encoded by the coding sequence ATGACACATTGGATTGAAAATGTAGCTATTGAACTAGCTAAAAGAGACACAGAAGAGCATGTTATTGCGAGTGGAACCTCCATTTCAGGTTCTATTCATATTGGAAACTCATGCGACATATTTGTAGCTAACGGAATTGGAAAAAAATTAAGGGAAATGGGAAAGAAGGCTAAAACAATATGGATTGCAGACGACCACGACCCGCTCAGAAAAGTTCCATATCCTTTACCTGAATCTTACGACAAATACTTAGGAATGCCATACTCAATGATTCCATGCCCAGACGGCTGCTGTGCAAACTTTGTAGAGCACTTTGAAAAACCGCTGCTTTCAGTCATGGACGATTATGGCATTGAAATGGAAGCTAAATCCGGTTTTGAAATGTACAAGAACGGAGACTATAACGATTACATCAGGACTTCCTTGGAAAAAGTAGATGAAATCAAGGAAATCTTTAACCAATACAGAAGGGAGCCATTAGCTGACGACTGGCTGCCATACAACCCTATCTGTGATGAGTGTGGACGTGTAAATACCACATACGCATACGATTACGACGGCGACATCATCAAGTACAGATGTGAATGTGGCCACGAAGGTGAAATGGACATCAAGTCCGGAAACGGTAAGCTCACATGGAGAGTTGAATGGGCAGCAAGATGGAAGATATTCGGAACCACATGCGAACCGTTCGGAAAAGACCACGCAGCAAGCGGCGGATCCTACGATGTAAGTAGCGTGATATCCGAAAAGATTTTCGACTATCCTGCACCATACCCAGTGCCATACGAATGGATTACACTTGACGGTGAAGCGATGAGTAAATCCCACGGGGTTTTCTTCGCTCCTGAAGAATGGCTTAAAATCGGACCTGCTGAAAGTCTTCACTACTATCTGTTCAGGTCAAAACCAATGAAAGCAAAGGATTTCTCCCCGAAAATGCCTTTCTTAGACTTTATCGACCAGTTCGATACTGTTGAAAAAGTGTTCTACGATGAAGTTGAAGCTCCATCAGAAAAAGAAGGAAGAAAATTCAAGGAAATCTATGAGATTGTCCAAATGGAACCTGGAAGTCCACTACCTTTCAGACCGCCATTCAGATTCCTCGTCAACGCTTATCAGATTGCCGGAGATGACCTTGAGAAAATATTTGACATCCTCAAGAGAAATTCCCAATTGACCAAAAGCTTCAAGGACAAGGAGTTCGGCGACTTGACCGAAACCGAATTGGCACAATACAGGGAAAGGGTCGACAACGTAATCTACTGGCTTGACACTTATGCACCTAACTTCGTGAAATTCAAAGTTCAGGAAAAAAGCGTGCCTAAATTGCCGTTGACCCCTGAGCAAGATCAATTCCTGGCTGACCTTGCCGATTTGATTGAAAACAATGATTTCACCGATGCAACCGAATTGCACGATGCGATGTATGAAATCCTGGAAGCTCAAGGATTAAAACCACAAAAAGGTTTCCAAGCTATCTATAAAATGATTCTCGGTCAAAAACAAGGCCCAAGAGCAGCATCATTCTTATTGAGTTTGGACAAAGACTTTGTAGTAAAAAGATTAAGAAAAGAAGCTTAA
- the fdhD gene encoding formate dehydrogenase accessory sulfurtransferase FdhD, with the protein MKIEEIDAIKFKNDQATEVKENVVKDETITLTINGNISRSLSAIEDSLKEFAVGYLFNENMVKSLDDIKSIEIDGPQINVEIDDTLLRTNETVLCSDSAGGWRSKIKDVNPVESDFQVSVRELLDRIEELKNNAEIWQATGGTHVAGIVYDGQFVVKEDVSRHVAVDKVIGYGILHDFDLKNSYVIYSGRMPADMVIKMTRAGVPILASNAAPANSGYNIAKKGNITLVGFLRGQRCNIYNNQNRILF; encoded by the coding sequence ATGAAAATAGAAGAAATCGATGCAATAAAATTCAAAAACGATCAGGCCACAGAAGTTAAGGAAAATGTTGTGAAGGATGAAACAATAACATTGACAATCAACGGAAACATCTCACGCAGCCTGTCTGCAATCGAGGATTCCCTTAAGGAATTTGCAGTCGGGTACCTGTTCAACGAGAACATGGTGAAATCCCTTGACGACATCAAAAGCATTGAAATCGACGGTCCGCAGATCAATGTCGAAATCGACGACACCCTTTTAAGGACAAATGAGACAGTTCTGTGCTCCGATTCAGCAGGAGGATGGAGAAGCAAGATCAAGGACGTCAACCCTGTCGAATCCGATTTTCAGGTAAGCGTCAGGGAACTGCTCGACAGGATAGAGGAACTTAAAAACAATGCTGAAATCTGGCAGGCCACCGGAGGAACACATGTTGCGGGAATCGTTTATGATGGTCAGTTCGTCGTCAAGGAAGACGTAAGCCGCCATGTGGCCGTGGACAAGGTAATAGGATATGGAATATTGCACGATTTCGACCTGAAAAACTCATATGTGATATACAGCGGAAGAATGCCTGCGGACATGGTCATCAAAATGACAAGGGCCGGCGTTCCGATTCTGGCATCAAACGCAGCTCCCGCTAACTCAGGATACAATATCGCAAAAAAAGGAAATATTACATTGGTCGGCTTCTTAAGGGGCCAACGCTGTAATATATATAATAACCAGAATAGGATCTTATTCTAG